GCTAGTAGTAACGGATAGCAGCGAGCTAGAACGTGCTCTCAGGACAGTGCTAGAGCTGCTAGATAGGGGGCTCTGCCAAGCTAACTGGCAACAGAGCCCCTAGGAGGATGTTACGAATCCGGCAGCATTTCCTAGAGTAATTCTCCAGGGTTAGCCCGGCTCTTGAAGTTGATCGAGTGATAGGACACGGGGTTCTTCGCCGAGTAGCTCTGCTAGTCTCTTTGCTTCTTTATTCACCTTCCTGGCGAGCTTTTTATCCTCCGTTATAAGGGTTAGGTGGTTTTCCGAAGCCGCTACTACGTAGGCTGAATCGTAGAAGGTAGTCCGGAGTTCATGAGCTACGGTAAGGACCAGAATAGGGTCCCTAGGAGCCACGATATTCATCCTCTCTATGAGAGCATAAGCGGCTTTTAGCACATCCTTAGCCTCTACCACGGACAGAGTGCCCAGGAGTGTGGACTCCTTCCAGACGGCATTCCCGACCTTGTAGAGCGCCAAGCTTATGGTGTAACTGCCGCGTAGCACCTCGTATGCTCTTGACCCGTACCTTCTTATAGCCATTAGTATGCTAGAAGCGTCGAAGAGGGCTTTCACCTCTCCTCCCTCATTGACCTAATTGTTTCGACTATCCGCTCCTCCGGTACCTTCTCAAGGATCTTTCCAGCCCTCTCCAGCATCTTCTTTACTTCCTCTTCCTCCCTCTTGGCAACCTCTTCCTCCAGAGCTCTGTTTATAACCTCGCTGACATCAATACGGTACTTGCGGAGTTTATCCCAGAGTTCTTTCCGAATCCTCGTAGACACGGTAACATAAGACTCCATAGCTGCTCCACCAGCACGTACTGCGTAAACCGTTGTGCAAATACATTACTCTGACTAGCATGCACAGGCCAGAGTCCGGCAGCGGGCTACAAGAACAGTGGATAAAGGCCACACATACTGTGGGAGCCAGAGCAGCTGATAGGCATAAGGGCTCCGCAACAGCCTGAGCCGTGTACGGCCTCTGCGCCGTCGGCGCCTAAGAGGGGCAGAAGAGGCTACAGAGAGGAGGGGGTGGCGGCTACGTCTGTCCTGCCTGGGGAGCTGTGGGGCCTCGTGGCCCGGTTGCTTGAGGCTCTTGACCGTGAGGAGTTGCGGTTCTCGGGGACGCGTACGCTCCGGGGCCACTCGCTCCTCGTGGCCTACTACGCCTCCGTCATAGCTGCTAGGCTTGGCCTGGACCCCGTGGTGTACTACCTGGCGGGGCTCCTCCACGACTACGGTAAGCTGGAGGCACGGGCCCGGGGCCTAGACGAGGAGGAGTACACCGCCGGGGCGGCCCGGGGCCTGCTAGAGGGGCTCGGCGCGCCTAGGCAGCTAGCCGAGGCTGTCGCGGAGGTCCTCCGCCGCGGGACCACCGGCGACCCGGTGCTCGGCGACGCCGACGTTGTCTCGAAGCTCGGGCTCCGAGGCCTCGCCGAGTTCGTGGCGAAGTGGACTGCGCGGGGCAGCGACCTTGCAGGGATGCTGGTCGAAGGGCTCCCCAGGGAGCTGACGGTGGCCCGTAACGTGGACAGGTACCTCTGCACCGGGGCCGCCAGGGAGATCGCAGCGCAGCTCGCCGGGGAGACGCTGGAGGCCTACAGGAGGCTCCTAGAGGAGGCTGAGGAGGCGCTAGGCCTAGGCCTCCGGCTAGAGGAGAGAAGCGTCGAGGACGTAACCGCCGTCTTCGTCGCGCTAGAGCGCTGCCCCCGCTGCCTCCGGGAGGGGCTCGAGAAGCGCCTAGAGCCGCGCCGAGGCCGAGTATGCAGGGGCTACAAGCTTGTGCACTGGTGCCCCCGCTGCGGCTGGACAGGTTCCGGCGGAGTATGCCTCCCGAGGAGGCGCTGCACAGGTTCAGAGGCTGGTGACGCGTGCCCGGCCTGCCGGGGGTAGACGGTCTGCCTCCCATCCACGCGTAGTAGAACGTATCAGCCTCCGGCGCTACGGGGCGTGTGTCTGGGGTTTCTGGCCTCTTGGCCGAGGAGTGCAGGGTACGGGTCATAGGGCTTGTGGGCGGGGCTTTCCTGGACGAGGAGCACAGCGTGGAAGGGGCCTCCACCGCGGGCGAGCTGGTCGAGAGGCTCGGCCTGGGCGGCGCAGCGGTATACGCTGGCGGCAGGAGGCTCGAGCCCAGCGACCAGCTGCCAAGAGGCTGCCAGGGCGTAGCCGTGCTCGCCCCGCCGCCCGGCGTGCTGCTCGCCAGGGTAGCCGAGCCCGGAGAGAGGGTGGACCTCGACGGGCTCTCCCGGCTCATGGCCCGGCGCGCAACGCTACTGGGAGGCGGCGCCCTCGTAGCCTTCATGGGGTTCGTGAAGGGCCGGGTAGGCGGCGCGGAGGTCTCGAGGCTGGAGTACGAGGCGCTGGAGCCCCACGCCACCAGGAGGCTCCGGGAGCTCGCCGAGAAGTACGCAGGGCTCCCCGGCGTGATAGACGTCGCCGCTATACACTACCAGGGGGGCCTCGGGCCCGGCGACCCCACGATATACATCCTAGTAACCGCCGTGACCCGTAGCATCGCGTTCCACGCTGCCGCACTGCTGCTGGAGGAGGTCAAGCACAGTGTCCCGATATACAAGCTCGAGCGCCGTAGCGACGGCGACTACTGGATACTAGGCGACGGCACAAGGATACCCCGAGGAACAGAACGACAAACACACCCACAACTATAAATCCTCTAGCACACGCCCGGAACTAAACTTGAAGTTCCAGCTCTAGTACTCAGCTTCCTCCGGCCAGGTTTCAACCACCTAGATACACGTCATCCTCAAGTCCATGAGCCAACTACAAAGCTCCTACCGACTCATTACGACGTTATTCTGATATAATTTATAAATTAATAATTAATCTCTAGCCTCACCGTTTTGCAGCTCTAAAGACGAGCAGTAACTCTTACATCTTACATTAATAACGAATATAAGCAAAGCCTATAATGTAATAAAAATAAACAAAGGTATAGACATTAGTAATCATCCTAGACGAGCAATTTAAGTATATCTACGACTCGTCCTATTTCGCCTAAGAGATGTTCTAACAAACTCTCTTCTCCATTTTCATTTTTACGGTGAAGATATCTAATAACGGCTGCACGAGTACATGGTGCATTATTCTTGCCACTATTTGATTTAAATAGAGCAATATTTCTGAAAACATCACAGGTTACTTCTGATATAATCTTAGTATCATCCTGCATATTGATATTCACTTTTTCTATACTCTTCATGCTGTCTTCAGGTATATATTTATCAGCGATACATTCGATTTTTCCTTCAATTCTTTTCCAGATATCCAGCTGGTAAAAGTTCAGAATAGGGTATATCTCCACATCTCCTATTTGTTTTCTAATTTTCTCTACTTCTTTAAAATCTTTGTGTATCTTATCTAAAATCTTTACATGTGAAAACGAATTTGTATGTGGGATGTCGGTTTGGCCTAAGCCGTGCCCGCCCCCCGTATTCCCCGTATTTCTACATTCTTTAGGTAAATCAGGTAAATCATATAGTAATGCGAGAGCCCTTGTATCTATTAAGTATATAATTCGTACTCTCATGCCTCGAGATACTACCTTCTCTTCCTTTCGGAGGAGTTCAACCAGCATCTTCAAGAGATCAGAGAAGTCTTTCGGGTTGAACGTTAGTATTGGTGATAAATCGATAATGACGTTTAGTGTGCTTTCCCCCTCTAAGTGTTGCAAGTGTTGCCTAATAATGTCCAAGATGCTAGCCACAATAAGTGCCGTATTTGATACAATGACTGCAAGCATCATATCTTTTTCCTTGGTTCCAGCTACATCGTAGATATGCACCTTATCATTATCTCTAAGCATGTAGCGGTTAAATTTAATTACTTTGCCTACTTCATTATCTTCCGACCTCAACAGCAACGTTAGAGGAAAGGGTGTTGCAGGATCCAATGATATACATATGCTCTCGCCTTTATTATGCTGTCCAAAGGTGCTGCATAGTGCAGACGCTATAAGCGACTTCCCAGTACCACCCTTATGCGAAGTAACAATATACAAGTTTATAACCGGATTATATCTGCCTGCCATCCCATATTACCTCCTAGCTTAGTTCATCACATAGGTAGAGAAGCGTTGCAAAAGGATACCTCTCTGCCATCGTTTCTAAATTCTTGTTTCCATTCTTGCCCCTATTTTTACTACTTAACGCATCTTTTAGGTCATATTTGAAGTATTTAAAATCATCACATAAATCACCCTTACACCATTTATGCCTTAGTATTACTGTTGCAACGAATTTTCGTAGCACATAGAGCCTATTGCCTTTAGGTACTCTTCTAAGAATAATGTATGCTGATAAAACTGGATGGATAAGACCGACTATACCCTTTCCTGCTAGCCTATCAATACCCTTCTCTGCAGTATTCTTCAAGGTTTCCAGGACTAGTTTTAGTATGTCTTCGCTTCGTAATCTCTTTTCATCAGTATGTGAATAAAATGCGTATTTGAACTTTAGCATACTTACTATCTTTCGAGGATCACCTTCGAACGCATAGCCAAGATCATGCAGCAGCCCTGCCGATAAGATAACAAACCATTTAAAGTACTCAAATAAAGTACTGTTTAAAAACATTCCAAGCTCACGTCCAAATTCCCTATATTCTTCCGTGTCTTTAAAATTATCATAACTACTAATCTTATTATGGATAGACCGGGCTACTTCGTTTATACTGGTCTTCCATTTTTTGAAGTTTCTCGGTATTATTTCGTCTATTGTCACATCATTTACTATTTTTATCATGCATTTCGTTACATTTAGGCTGTGGAGTATATGATCGCGGTAAGCATAATGCAGAGGATCATGACTAAACATGTTATCGATCGATAGGAAGCGTATAATGTCGTCAAATATGTCGCTATAGTACAGTTTGTTCATAAGGTGCATATATACTGTTGTAGCTGCAGCTAGTATCTCCTCGACACGCTCTAGGCAGCTAGATAGTGGGGGTCTACCGCTAGATTCAAGTCTTGATTTTGCTAGCTTTACCATCATGCCCCTATATGCTTCTGAAGTAATTGTATTTTTGACATAAAGGTCTTCTATGCTCGTGACTAAAGGGGCATATTCATCTTTTAATAGTAGATATGCAAATAGGTAAGAAGCATTCTGAATGCCTTCAAGTATTTGATTAACCGTATTAACTATATCTGTAGCTTTCTTTACATCCTTATCGTTGGGCACAGTGGTATCACCTTTACTATTAACGTTGTAGCTGTGAGTAGAGACGTAACACCCAATAATGTCTACCATGGATAAGTCAGTGGGAATGATTGCTAGCATTACCGTTACCGATAAACGCGACGCCTGCGTAAAGTATACTGGGCTCGAGGAAATATGTATTACGAACATAAGCAGCACAAGGAGAAGTATACTGTGCATCCCATATCACTTGCAGAGCATAGAGAGCATGACTTGTACCGTGACTATAGTAGAAATGTAAAAGATAAAAAGGGTTTGATTATATCTGATTATAATCATGGTTCTATTAAGCTTAGTATGGTAGAGCTATTTAGCATGTGGCCTAACAAGGAAGAGCCTTTAGAGCGCTTTAGCAGTGAGTATAAGGATGAAAAGTTTGCTAAGTACGGCAGCCGCCTTGTAGTGTTCACTAGCATTGATAAGGGCGAAAAGGAAGGCTGGCTAAAGCCGGGACCCCAGCTTCCTCCTGCACTCAAATGCCTCCAAGTAGATTCATATGTGACTACAAATCTTCTGATTCAAATATATTCACATCCTTACTTGAGCACTCAGTATACTACACTAGGTGGATCGGCAAACTCGTTGCGTCAAATGCTCTCTCAAGTGCATCTTTTGGAGAGTAGTACTGTACAAAATATGCTGCAGCAACTCTATTACAATATAGATTACATCGCAGATAGTGGATCACATTATTCATCACTGTCTGCTAAAGTTAGCAAAATAAACATAGAAAAAGATTTTAATAGTATAATTAGCGAAATAATTAGTATTATTAATGAGTTAGAGAAGCGTTTTAGAAGAGCCTATGAGCTAGATTTGATAAAGTATGATGACTGGCAAATAATTTCAGACAAACTACAGAAGCTTGGACTCCTAACCGAGATGTTGTATAAGATACGCGGCAAGCACATAGATATCTTAGACGCTCTCTCGATCATTAATAAAATAGAAACGAGTGTAGAGGAAATAGCAGAGGAAACTAAAAAAAGAGTACCTCTAGTTGCATTACTGCTTGCTCCGGTATTCATACACTTTGAAAGAATAATAAACCCAGTGATGAAGGCTCTAGTTTCAAGATTATATAATGCAAAGGTTACGGAAGACTCCCTCGCAAAAGAATAAACAAGGTGACATGTAAAATGAGCACTGCTTGTGAATACATGACTAGAGTTCCTGATAAGAGTGAACCGTTTATCTTGGTAAAGTTGCTTTACTCGTTTCGTTATGAGCCTGACTTGAAGCATACAGAAGGAGTAAAGTTCGAGGAAGCTATGAGAGACCTAAGAAGTGAAGTTGAGAACGTTATATCGAGCCTCCGCACTAACTATAGTGTGATAGAGGAAGAGGAAGCAACCAGACTAGTTATAGTTCATCCTGTAAACCATTTTGCTATAACTATTAGGTACGATGCTGTGATTGTCGAACGTCATGCAGCATTCCTTGAAGAAAAAGAGTGCAACGAAACAATAAACCTTATGAGATACATCCTAGAGCTACTTGCCGGAAAGCTAATTAATTATTATAAGCAATCGATAGTTGAGGTTGGTGTTCGTGTTTCTCAATCATATATCATTGTGAAGGGTGAGAATAGTGGCTCCCCAGCGGCTAGGGATGAGCTTCTAAGAGGTCTAGAGGAAGGGACTGTTGTTAGCGTTCTTGCCAATACATTAAATTTAATGCTAAGCAACAAGAGTCTACGAGATAATACACGCGACTTGGAAGTTAACTGGGGTATTCGAGTAGAAGGTTTAGGTAATGCGAGATTTGTAATAAAGTTTATACGGCTAATGCAGGGGAACACTCTTTCTCTTCTTCCCTTGCTGTTGATACCTATGGGTCGCCCGGATCATGGTGTTGAGATTTCTACCCAGTTAATTATCGTGCCGAGAGCACAGCGGGATGTCGGAGATGTTATTAGAACCCTGGATAGAGCCGAGGATTGGGTTATTAGTACGTCCCGCCAGTTACATGCTGGTATAGTAGAGCTGTTGCGGAAGCTAGTTGGTAAGGTGATAGTAATGTATGCTCCCTTGCCTGGTTAGTTTTACTTTACTGGTGAACTGGGTACTGGCGCTAACGTGACCCAAGTGAGGAGGCTTTCCGCTTTTCTTTGGTGTGTTTACTGACGTGGTTATTGTTTAAGTGCTTGCTGGGTTTGCTGATTGATTCTGGGGCATGGGGTAGAAGTGACGGAGGGGCCTTGTCTGAAGTACCTTGGATGCATTTCTGAGTGCTCTAGAGTGTTCATCTGGGGTGGGAGAATGGTGCTTACGAAGTGTTGATGCTGGCTATCCTGGAGCGGGTGTTGGTATGTCATGTGCGCGCCGGGTCTGAGATAGCTATTGCATGAGTTTGTGTGCTGGCTTGTTACGGGCCATGAGTCTTCTAGGGCTTATTAGCCGTAGCTGCCAGGCTATAGGTGGGTATGCAGGACTTGGCTAGTGCTGTGGTTGTTAGGCTTCCCCGCAGTGACGCTGAGAGGCTGGAGCGCGAGGCTAGCAGGCTCGGCATAGGCCTGGAGGAGTACGTGCTAGAGCTCCTCCTCCGGAACCTGGACCCGCTGGAGAGGGCGAGGGAATACGCTGAGGCTGCAAGGGGCCTCCTAGAGCGGGCGAGAGAGGAGCTAGAGAGGGGTGATGTCCGGCAGGCTGCCGGGGAGGCCTGGGGCGCTGCAGCGCTGGCCGTGAAGGCCTACGCGGCGTGGCGGGATGGCAAGAGGTTGACAAGCCATGAGGGGCTATGGGAGTACAAGAGGGTGATGAAGAAGGATCTCGGTGAACGGGTTAGTGATGCGTGGTACGCTGGGCAGAGTATGCATGTCTGCTTCTACGAGGGCTGGTGCGCTCGAGAGGGCGTTGAGGAGGCCCTAGAGAGGATCAAGAGGCTAGTAGAGGAGGTTGAGAAGCGGGTAGAGGCGTAACCGGAGCCTACGGCGCCGCTACTGAGGCCTGAGCGCCGGGCTGCATCTCGGCGTGCTCCGGCGGTTAGGCGCTGACGCTGCTGTGCGCCGGGCGGCTGTGAGGACGTGTGCCCACCCCCGCGTCTTCTCGCTGGCTATCCTGTCACCTGTGGTAGGCCCCCGGGGCTGTGTCCTGGCGGCTGTTGTGTGGAGCCGGCTCCACACTTGGGGCGGTGTGTGGCTCCACATAGCCGCTATAAGGCTTGTCGGCGCCTATACCCGGGGTGCGGGATGGGGCTCCTTGAAGGGGTCTAGCGGCTTTAACTGTGAGAGCGACGTGGACACTGTGCTCCAGGCTCTAGGGCACCCGCTGAGGCGCCGCATAGTGGAGGCTCTGGCCGAGGAGGGTGAGATGAGCTACGCTGACCTCATGAGGAGGGTTGGGGTCGAAGACTCGGGGACCTTCGCGTTCCACCTCCGGAGGCTCAGGGGCCTCGTCGAGAAGGACGAGGAGCGCGGCGTCTACCGGCTCACCGAGCTAGGGCTACGGGCCTACCAGGCGCTCCGCCTGGTCAAAACGGGGGCCTCCGGGGATGTGGGGGCCCGCGAGACAGGGGCCCCGGACCAGCACGAAGAGGGCAGCAGGCTGCTATCGCGGGAGGAGGCTGAGCGGCTCCGGGATGAGGGCACCTTCTGGGTTATCAGCGACCGTACCAGCTTCCGGCTCACGAGGGAGCACCTGGAGAGAGCGCTTAGGCGCGGCAGGAGGATACTACTCACCGACATAGCTACGCTCGTCATAGACCCGGTCCCCGAAGAGCTGTTCGAGGAGGCCGTCCACGCTATCACGGATGTTGCGCGCGTCTACGCCCCGGAGCACCTGCGGGCTGTTCTGGACGAGAAGCTGCAAGATGTGCTCAGTGTAAAGTACTATGACCCGTCGGAGGGCGTGCCGCAGCCGGGGCTACTCGGGGCGCTCGTTGAGACCCTCGGCTCCATCATCTCGAAGATCGTCGAGGCAGCATTCATGGCCAAGGGTACGGGCAGGCAGCTGGTGGAGGTGGATAGGGTCTTCAGCCGGCACGGCGAGGAGCTGAGGCTCCGCGCAGAGGCCTG
The window above is part of the Pyrodictium abyssi genome. Proteins encoded here:
- a CDS encoding HD domain-containing protein, with translation MARLLEALDREELRFSGTRTLRGHSLLVAYYASVIAARLGLDPVVYYLAGLLHDYGKLEARARGLDEEEYTAGAARGLLEGLGAPRQLAEAVAEVLRRGTTGDPVLGDADVVSKLGLRGLAEFVAKWTARGSDLAGMLVEGLPRELTVARNVDRYLCTGAAREIAAQLAGETLEAYRRLLEEAEEALGLGLRLEERSVEDVTAVFVALERCPRCLREGLEKRLEPRRGRVCRGYKLVHWCPRCGWTGSGGVCLPRRRCTGSEAGDACPACRG
- a CDS encoding type II toxin-antitoxin system CcdA family antitoxin, which codes for MESYVTVSTRIRKELWDKLRKYRIDVSEVINRALEEEVAKREEEEVKKMLERAGKILEKVPEERIVETIRSMREER
- a CDS encoding type II toxin-antitoxin system VapC family toxin, translating into MKALFDASSILMAIRRYGSRAYEVLRGSYTISLALYKVGNAVWKESTLLGTLSVVEAKDVLKAAYALIERMNIVAPRDPILVLTVAHELRTTFYDSAYVVAASENHLTLITEDKKLARKVNKEAKRLAELLGEEPRVLSLDQLQEPG
- a CDS encoding molybdenum cofactor biosynthesis protein MoaE, whose translation is MAEECRVRVIGLVGGAFLDEEHSVEGASTAGELVERLGLGGAAVYAGGRRLEPSDQLPRGCQGVAVLAPPPGVLLARVAEPGERVDLDGLSRLMARRATLLGGGALVAFMGFVKGRVGGAEVSRLEYEALEPHATRRLRELAEKYAGLPGVIDVAAIHYQGGLGPGDPTIYILVTAVTRSIAFHAAALLLEEVKHSVPIYKLERRSDGDYWILGDGTRIPRGTERQTHPQL
- a CDS encoding winged helix-turn-helix domain-containing protein; the protein is MLRRLGADAAVRRAAVRTCAHPRVFSLAILSPVVGPRGCVLAAVVWSRLHTWGGVWLHIAAIRLVGAYTRGAGWGSLKGSSGFNCESDVDTVLQALGHPLRRRIVEALAEEGEMSYADLMRRVGVEDSGTFAFHLRRLRGLVEKDEERGVYRLTELGLRAYQALRLVKTGASGDVGARETGAPDQHEEGSRLLSREEAERLRDEGTFWVISDRTSFRLTREHLERALRRGRRILLTDIATLVIDPVPEELFEEAVHAITDVARVYAPEHLRAVLDEKLQDVLSVKYYDPSEGVPQPGLLGALVETLGSIISKIVEAAFMAKGTGRQLVEVDRVFSRHGEELRLRAEACSLVVLPGEDGDTIRLHGRSRGEPSVEATEAEDGLAVSIRGSRETRLQLDLPPGWPRRLALEARAASVKATDLELEKLSVKASASALMIAARLVGRNPSAEIACDTSALQAELGGDWQGEALVSLKLGASSAEIELAVPQSVRVAVETLLTASSASIVVDGKRVHGGFMEPGYEEAGQRLRLLVEGAVGSAKVNVKRLRG
- a CDS encoding PaREP1 family protein; amino-acid sequence: MASAVVVRLPRSDAERLEREASRLGIGLEEYVLELLLRNLDPLERAREYAEAARGLLERAREELERGDVRQAAGEAWGAAALAVKAYAAWRDGKRLTSHEGLWEYKRVMKKDLGERVSDAWYAGQSMHVCFYEGWCAREGVEEALERIKRLVEEVEKRVEA